In a single window of the Pantanalinema sp. genome:
- a CDS encoding type 1 glutamine amidotransferase domain-containing protein, which translates to MLIPLPDHDFDVTEVSIPWSRFTEQGYETVFSTEHGRVAAADPLLISGVIFGQLGAKPEAVACYDRMRQTTAFLHPIRYRDIDPSQFDALLLPGGHASGMKQYLENSVLREKVLGFFQANKPVAAICHGLIVLARTLDPTTGRSVLYGRQVTGLLKSLERTGFYLTFWKLGGYYRTYPAYVEDEIKDSLQAPSDFRKGKAPWIPFVVRDRNLITARWPKDANCFAQEVIRMLESI; encoded by the coding sequence GTGCTAATTCCGCTGCCTGATCACGACTTCGACGTGACGGAAGTATCCATCCCCTGGAGCCGGTTTACCGAGCAAGGCTATGAGACAGTCTTCTCGACCGAGCATGGGCGAGTTGCTGCAGCCGACCCGCTCCTCATCAGCGGTGTTATTTTTGGCCAGCTGGGCGCCAAGCCGGAGGCAGTGGCCTGCTACGACAGGATGCGCCAGACCACGGCCTTCCTGCATCCCATCCGCTACCGAGACATCGACCCGTCCCAGTTCGACGCCCTGCTCCTGCCCGGCGGGCATGCGTCGGGAATGAAACAGTACCTGGAAAACAGCGTACTACGAGAGAAGGTCCTGGGGTTCTTCCAGGCGAACAAGCCCGTGGCGGCCATCTGCCATGGCCTCATCGTCCTCGCTCGAACCCTCGATCCCACTACGGGCAGGAGCGTCCTGTACGGGCGTCAGGTGACTGGCTTGCTCAAGAGCCTCGAACGCACTGGGTTCTACCTCACGTTTTGGAAGCTCGGGGGCTACTACCGGACTTACCCGGCCTACGTGGAAGACGAGATCAAAGACAGCCTGCAAGCCCCTTCCGACTTTCGGAAAGGGAAGGCGCCCTGGATTCCCTTTGTCGTGAGGGACCGTAACCTGATCACCGCGCGCTGGCCGAAGGATGCGAACTGCTTTGCTCAGGAGGTCATCCGGATGCTCGAATCGATCTGA